In Trifolium pratense cultivar HEN17-A07 linkage group LG7, ARS_RC_1.1, whole genome shotgun sequence, a genomic segment contains:
- the LOC123895905 gene encoding protein NRT1/ PTR FAMILY 2.13-like has protein sequence MSRECSIPSLKKKLLAEETLLVESNPITNQRKPGWKAMPYILGNDTVERLANFGMQTNFIVYLMKVYNMDHVLAANIMNTWMAVSNVVPLIGAFVADSYLGKFLTIAIASFASLIGLVILMLTAWVPELHPTPCSIQQQQSGICNDHTDFQLRVLIFGLFWLSIGTGGIRPCSIPFAVDQFDLTTSEGRHGSSRFYNLYYTTQTLVMLINQTLLVYIEDSVSWTLGYGLFTMFMVVSIIIFFAGIRVYSYVQPEGSIFYNIAQVLVAARHKKHLHLPAFEDSEGAFYDPTFQNDSDGKLPLTKEFSCLNKAAIVVEENELTNDGSSKDPWRLCSIQQIEELKCMLKIIPIWVTSIIVFIPLGQLSIFSISQALKMDRNIGNFEIHAGSLSVITLIAIGIFLPFYDSVISPLLEKITKQEQGLTTLQRIGLGHGSAILSVVVAGLVEKRRRELTISMGDSNGVAPMSVMWLAPQFLLIAFCHIFGTVGYTEFFNKESPNSMRSISNSLLCLNISVGSNLSTFIVNIVHSYTGKQGGSDWLDSDINKGRLEYFYFIIAGLAVLNLCYFIFCARKYCYKVTSLKG, from the exons atgagTAGAGAGTGCTCAATTCCATCGCTGAAGAAAAAATTGCTAGCTGAAGAAACCCTTCTTGTTGAGTCAAATCCAATAACTAACCAAAGAAAGCCTGGATGGAAGGCTATGCCTTATATTTTAG GAAATGATACAGTTGAGAGGTTGGCAAATTTTGGAATGCAAACAAACTTTATTGTGTATTTGATGAAAGTTTATAACATGGATCATGTTCTTGCTGCAAATATTATGAATACTTGGATGGCTGTCTCCAATGTTGTTCCTCTCATTGGTGCCTTTGTTGCTGATTCCTACTTGGGAAAATTTCTTACAATTGCCATTGCTTCCTTTGCTAGTCTTATA gGATTGGTGATACTAATGCTAACAGCATGGGTGCCAGAACTTCATCCAACACCATGCTCAATTCAACAGCAACAATCTGGTATTTGTAATGACCACACAGATTTCCAACTACGGGTCTTAATTTTTGGTCTATTCTGGTTATCAATTGGCACTGGTGGAATTAGACCTTGCAGCATTCCCTTTGCAGTTGATCAATTTGATTTGACAACTTCTGAAGGAAGACATGGAAGTAGCAGGTTTTATAATTTGTACTACACCACACAAACACTAGTTATGTTGATAAACCAAACACTTTTGGTTTATATTGAAGATTCTGTTAGTTGGACTCTTGGTTATGGATTGTTCACTATGTTTATGGTTGTTTCGATTATCATTTTCTTTGCTGGTATAAGAGTTTATTCTTATGTTCAGCCTGAAGGAAGTATATTCTATAACATTGCTCAAGTGTTGGTAGCAGCTAGACACAAGAAACACCTTCATCTTCCTGCTTTTGAGGATTCAGAAGGAGCTTTCTATGATCCTACATTCCAGAATGATTCGGACGGAAAATTGCCTCTTACAAAAGAATTTAG ttGTTTAAACAAAGCTGCTATTGTGGTTGAGGAGAATGAATTAACCAATGATGGATCAAGCAAAGATCCATGGAGACTTTGTAGCATCCaacaaattgaagaattgaagtGCATGCTAAAAATAATACCAATATGGGTAACAAGCATCATAGTCTTCATTCCACTAGGACAACTATCAATATTTTCAATATCACAAGCCTTAAAAATGGACAGAAACATAGGAAATTTTGAAATACATGCTGGCTCATTATCAGTAATAACATTAATAGCAATAGGTATATTTCTACCATTCTATGATAGTGTAATTTCACCTTTACTTGAGaaaatcacaaaacaagaaCAAGGACTAACAACCCTTCAAAGGATAGGACTTGGACATGGTTCTGCAATTCTATCAGTAGTAGTTGCAGGGTTGGTTGAAAAAAGAAGAAGGGAATTAACAATTTCAATGGGAGATTCTAACGGCGTTGCGCCTATGTCGGTAATGTGGCTAGCTCCTCAGTTTTTGCTTATAGcattttgtcatatttttggAACAGTTGGATACACTGAATTTTTCAACAAAGAATCACCTAATAGTATGAGAAGTATAAGCAATTCTTTGCTATGTCTCAATATTTCCGTTGGTAGTAACCTTAGCACATTCATTGTGAACATTGTGCATTCTTATACAGGGAAACAAGGTGGATCAGATTGGCTTGATAGTGATATTAATAAGGGAAGATTGGAGTATTTCTATTTCATCATTGCTGGATTGGCAGTGCTAAATttgtgttattttatattttgtgcTCGTAAATATTGTTACAAGGTCACTTCATTAAAAGGATAA